Within Anopheles nili chromosome 3, idAnoNiliSN_F5_01, whole genome shotgun sequence, the genomic segment attgaataatttataaaactATATGAATAATATAAAAAGCAATATAACTGATATAAATATTCGAGAGAGGATTTTGAATCTGATCCGTATAACACTTTCGTACATACCTGAGCAAAAGCTTTTTATCCGAAAGCTTTTATCGAAAGTTCGCCTTACTGCAAGCGTAAACATATTCTAAAAGCTTCGTGAATATATTCTACAGAAAGCACGTCAGGAAAGCTTCTAACTAATGCAATGCAGCTTATGAATCCtttgttatcatttttccacacacgcaaacggcaATAAATTCAAACTGCTCCCAATAATAAATAGGTCAACATTCGACACAGAATTTAGTAAATATTTTACATGCAATCTGCATGACAGTTTTAGATTACGGGTCCATTGGGAGGCTTTTTGGCCATCACCACTTGTTCAAACAGACAGACGGTGGAGATTTTCTGCAAGGTTTGCGAATACGCTTCAAAACACTTAGTACGAAACCACGATCAGATCCAGAATGTGGTTCGCCACTACATTGCTGCTATTGGGCTTAGCTCGGGGAGGACTTTCAACCCATTGCGACTTTCCCCAGTCGTTGTGTTTTGATTCCGAGCCTGCCCTAACCAATCTAGACCTGCTGAAGGCGGCCGTGAACAATTTAGCCTCTGTGCCCGCTACCTACCTGAAGCCGGCCGATTTGATCGCACTGGTGAATCAAATAACAAACAAGATCAAGGAATCTGGTGCGTTTGGATCTAACACCTACAAGACATGTGCTGACGTGCCCTCTGGCTCACCATCGGGCCTGTATCTGCTCCGAGGCGAGTTCCGTGACGGTCAGTACGCGTACTGTGACATGGAGTACGATGGTGGCGGTTGGCAAGTGTTTCAGCGACGATTCAACGGTAAAACCGATTTCCTGCTCATGTGGAGCGCCTACCAGAATGGTTTTGGTGACATGAAAAGCGGAGAGTTCTGGTGGGGTCTTAACAACCTGTACCGAGCAACGAATCTCGCACCACACGAGCTGGCGATCGTCATGGAGGACTTTGACGGTGTAACGAAGTTTGCCAAGTATTCCGCCTTCCAGATCGGTGATGAAACCGAGCTCTATCGCATGAACGTGCTCGGAACGTACAGTGGCACGGCGGGAGATTCCTTGCGAGTCCACTTGAATATGGCTTTTACGACAACGGATAGGGA encodes:
- the LOC128724393 gene encoding ficolin-1-like; translated protein: MWFATTLLLLGLARGGLSTHCDFPQSLCFDSEPALTNLDLLKAAVNNLASVPATYLKPADLIALVNQITNKIKESGAFGSNTYKTCADVPSGSPSGLYLLRGEFRDGQYAYCDMEYDGGGWQVFQRRFNGKTDFLLMWSAYQNGFGDMKSGEFWWGLNNLYRATNLAPHELAIVMEDFDGVTKFAKYSAFQIGDETELYRMNVLGTYSGTAGDSLRVHLNMAFTTTDRDNDLYPVNCAVQFTGAWWYSRCHDSNLNGQYLNGSTLQYGKGMTWELFRGDAYSLKSSRMMIRRLG